Proteins encoded together in one Miscanthus floridulus cultivar M001 chromosome 16, ASM1932011v1, whole genome shotgun sequence window:
- the LOC136512803 gene encoding large ribosomal subunit protein eL36x-like, giving the protein MAPPQPKSGLFVGINKGHVVTKRELPPRPSHRKGKATKRVSMVRGLIREVAGFAPYEKRITELLKVGKDKRALKVAKRKLGTHKRAKKKREEMAGVLRKMRSAGTHTDKKK; this is encoded by the exons ATGGCGCCGCCGCAACCGAAGTCGGGCCTCTTCGTGGGCATCAACAAGGGCCATGTCGTCACCAAGCGCGAGCTGCCTCCGCGCCCGTCCCACCGCAAGGGG AAAGCAACGAAGAGGGTGTCCATGGTCAGGGGCCTGATCAGAGAGGTTGCTGGGTTTGCTCCGTATGAGAAGCGTATCACTGAGCTTCTGAAGGTTGGCAAGGACAAGCGTGCTCTGAAGGTCGCCAAGAGAAAGCTTGGAACTCACAAGAGGGcaaagaagaagagagaggagaTGGCGGGTGTCCTCAGGAAGATGAG ATCGGCTGGTACGCACACTGACAAGAAGAAATAG